In Aricia agestis chromosome 14, ilAriAges1.1, whole genome shotgun sequence, one genomic interval encodes:
- the LOC121733899 gene encoding uncharacterized protein LOC121733899, with translation MENKHADNSPRVGTGNAGESHTPASAGDRAVYTGGPKHALKEGRRNDDFGNELTDNDRQCDLAMLTASEGGSRAVTPVPTGMGSGFFRRPGSGSDESGDDSAASHNPDVDSERERTRDTFRRKRRGSELEDSPEKNRGAAAKPSSKRGRGRPPTTGQYVGMYKAKKDLLDIKQRELEVEVEKELLDVTKRLPNLRSNRLSESSLSDCIMAEDEITTAKLGEAITQSLDAISAVTQKSKNLKGTYIAALKKATCTIKEASVSLLSRSASEETRALAAQNTRLSRELEDMKKELEAVKRRLADAQPQSAPTIKEPNVEEILQRALREAVSVMNARMDARLEGLEARLLPEPRLRPPLAADKKKERAASTSVARPQLPEVEKETPPPPEPSVSTLMAPTNPDPKPKRTKKGRKSAAAVEAAAARSDATTAVATTQPVTSPSWTEVVKRGKAPKKVEDKKKTLKKKEKKKKERQLRAPKSAAVVLTLLPDAEKNGVTYQDVIDKAKLQLDLAALDIPAVKFKRAVTGARMYEVSGAACKEKADALAGKLKEIVGEDVVRVSRPQKCAELRITGLDDSATATEIAASVARSGGCRPTDVRVGEIRVDRRGRGLAWVKCPVEAAKLVTASPARIYVGWTVAQVTLLAQRTMRCFRCHEEGHTRATCSSGTDRSELCFRCGQPGHSVKQCGNPPHCALCESRGKAADHIVGSKRCNKSVPKAKRKGPKKSRSPQEAATTSTAAPSGNLNHCAQAQDLWVQALLQWEIDVAVIAEPYRVLERSDWLGDADSSVALVFGPKIVSPSSRNAIRGRGFVVAILGTLTVVGVYFSPNKPTAEFEALLLRLTAVVEGSSRPVVVAGDFNAKSPLWGSPAANARGRLLEDWLATTGLVLANRGASSTCVRRQGESIVDLTLVSPAIAPHITEWQVLSRTETLSDHLYIRFVVSAHSTEPGRTFTPSAGPRWSLKKLDRDLLKEAAAVASWAPLPSEDVEECTEWLIEAAHNICDASMPRAGPVVPRRQTYWWSPDLKRLRDQCVAARRRYLRYRRRRIRSETDEETIYDGYRTARHNLRDAIRKAKKTAWEEFLGTLEQDPWGRPYKWVRQKLRPAAPPLTQSLQPDLCRSIVSALFPPRAEWSPPSMAPPTAEPEEEEEIPPVSAGELAVAVHKMSLQNKAPGLDGVPGRVWVLAMEHMEARVLAVLNLCLVQGRVPRRWKTGKLVLLKKAGRPEDQPSAYRPIVLIDEICKTFERIIVARLNRHLESVGPNLSDAQFGFRSRRSTIDAVARIRLITEQQISQGGVVLVVSLDIANAFNTLPWETIKEALRYHRVPRYLRRTIGDYLSERSVQYPTEDGWEEQEVDCGVPQGSALGPELWDLGFDHVLRGANLPGVELVAYADDTAVVCRARTHREATILATAAVAQVVRRIQALGLTVALNKTEAIVFHGPRNAPPPGLAIIVGGTSIQIAPTMRYLGLVLDSRWTFKEHFRRLSEKVTKAAGALASLLPNLGGPSLTCRRLYMGVIRSMVMYGAPIWAEDLAAVNRQALGRLQRIMATRAVRGYRTISRDAACLLAGSVPWDLDAKTLADVYWLFREWLGRKYGALSFRLAQVLTGHGCFGRYLCEIAGREETTRCHHCGEDRDTAAHTVTACPSWLQQRAALTAAIGQDISLPAMVRAMLRSELDWKAVEDFAEEVIAAKEEAEREREREALDPRRRRRTRRQHVDDLPP, from the exons ATGGAAAACAAGCATGCGGATAATTCTCCCAGGGTGGGTACCGGCAACGCCGGAGAATCCCACACTCCCGCTTCGGCGGGGGATCGGGCCGTGTATACTGGGGGCCCCAAACATGCTTTGAAGGAGGGGAGGAGGAATGACGACTTTGGCAACGAACTTACGGACAATGATAGGCAATGCGATTTGGCAATGTTGACGGCGAGCGAGGGTGGATCACGAGCGGTAACGCCCGTACCCACAGGCATGGGCTCCGGGTTCTTTAGGAGACCCGGAAGTGGTAGTGACGAGAGCGGCGATGATTCCGCCGCTTCTCATAATCCGGACGTGGACAGTGAGAGGGAGAGGACCCGGGACACTTTCCGGCGCAAGAGGCGCGGTAGTGAGCTCGAGGATAGCCCGGAGAAAAACAGGGGAGCGGCCGCAAAGCCCTCCTCCAAACGCGGAAGAGGAAGACCGCCCACCACAGGGCAATACGTAGGCATGTACAAGGCCAAGAAGGATCTCCTCGACATCAAGCAGAGGGAACTTGAAGTCGAGGTAGAGAAGGAACTACTGGACGTGACAAAGAGACTCCCGAACCTACGGTCCAACCGGCTTTCGGAGTCCTCACTCTCAGACTGCATAATGGCGGAAGACGAGATCACAACGGCGAAACTTGGCGAGGCAATAACGCAGAGCCTTGATGCCATCTCCGCTGTGACTCAGAAGTCGAAGAATCTTAAGGGCACCTACATCGCGGCCCTTAAAAAAGCGACTTGTACCATAAAGGAAGCGAGCGTTAGCCTTCTTAGCAGGTCAGCTTCGGAAGAGACGAGAGCCCTGGCGGCGCAGAACACACGCCTCTCCAGAGAGCTAGAGGACATGAAGAAAGAACTAGAGGCCGTCAAGCGCAGGCTCGCTGACGCCCAACCACAGTCTGCTCCAACTATTAAAGAGCCGAATGTGGAAGAGATATTACAGCGAGCGCTGCGCGAGGCGGTCTCCGTGATGAACGCCCGCATGGATGCACGCTTGGAAGGGCTCGAGGCCCGACTTCTACCGGAACCTCGCCTACGCCCTCCACTTGCTGCGGACAAAAAGAAGGAGAGAGCTGCCTCCACATCAGTCGCAAGGCCGCAGCTACCTGAAGTGGAAAAAGAGACCCCGCCTCCGCCGGAGCCATCAGTCTCTACATTGATGGCTCCGACGAACCCGGATCCCAAACCAAAAAGGACAAAGAAGGGACGAAAGTCTGCTGCTGCTGTCGAGGCTGCAGCCGCGAGAAGCGATGCAACGACGGCGGTAGCAACGACACAGCCAGTCACCTCTCCTTCATGGACAGAGGTAGTCAAAAGAGGGAAGGCACCGAAGAAGGTGGAAGACAAGAAAAAGACGCTGAAGAAGAAGGAGAAAAAGAAGAAGGAAAGGCAACTCCGCGCTCCAAAATCAGCAGCCGTAGTACTGACTCTGCTTCCGGACGCGGAGAAAAATGGCGTCACTTACCAGGACGTCATTGATAAGGCGAAGTTACAGCTAGATTTGGCTGCACTTGATATCCCAGCGGTCAAATTTAAGCGGGCCGTGACCGGGGCTCGTATGTACGAGGTCTCGGGAGCGGCCTGCAAGGAGAAGGCCGACGCCCTTGCGGGCAAATTAAAGGAAATAGTCGGTGAAGACGTGGTACGAGTGTCTCGGCCGCAGAAATGTGCGGAGCTGAGAATCACGGGTCTCGACGACTCTGCAACAGCGACAGAAATCGCAGCTTCCGTCGCAAGATCGGGCGGTTGTCGTCCCACAGATGTCAGAGTCGGCGAGATCCGCGTAGATAGAAGAGGGCGCGGCTTGGCCTGGGTCAAGTGCCCGGTCGAGGCCGCCAAGCTGGTGACTGCGTCGCCTGCCAGGATTTACGTCGGCTGGACAGTGGCCCAGGTGACCCTCCTGGCCCAGCGCACCATGAGGTGCTTCCGGTGCCATGAAGAGGGACACACCAGAGCGACATGTTCCTCAGGAACAGACCGCAGTGAACTCTGTTTCCGCTGCGGACAGCCCGGGCACTCGGTCAAACAGTGCGGGAACCCACCGCACTGCGCGCTCTGCGAGTCACGAGGGAAAGCGGCGGACCATATCGTGGGCAGCAAGCGCTGCAACAAATCTGTCCCCAAAGCAAAACGGAAAGGCCCCAAAAAGAGCCGATCACCTCAAGAGGCCGCCACAACATCTACGGCGGCCCCTAGT GGCAACCTGAACCACTGCGCCCAGGCGCAGGATCTTTGGGTTCAGGCTCTTCTGCAGTGGGAGATCGACGTGGCCGTTATTGCAGAGCCGTACCGCGTCCTGGAAAGAAGCGACTGGTTGGGAGACGCTGACTCTTCGGTCGCCTTAGTCTTTGGTCCCAAAATCGTGTCTCCTTCGTCGAGGAACGCGATAAGGGGCCGTGGATTTGTTGTCGCCATCTTGGGGACCCTCACCGTTGTGGGGGTTTACTTTTCCCCCAACAAGCCGACCGCCGAGTTTGAGGCGCTCTTGCTTCGCCTGACCGCCGTCGTAGAGGGGTCGAGTCGCCCCGTAGTTGTCGCCGGAGACTTCAACGCGAAGTCTCCGCTGTGGGGCTCCCCGGCGGCAAATGCGAGAGGTCGACTCTTAGAGGATTGGTTGGCCACTACCGGCCTGGTCCTGGCAAACCGCGGTGCGTCCAGTACATGCGTCCGGCGACAGGGAGAGTCCATAGTGGATCTCACCCTGGTCAGCCCAGCCATCGCCCCGCATATAACCGAGTGGCAGGTCTTGAGTCGCACTGAGACTCTCTCGGACCACCTCTACATACGCTTCGTCGTCTCAGCTCACTCGACGGAGCCGGGTCGCACATTTACACCTAGTGCAGGCCCGAGGTGGTCCTTGAAGAAGTTGGACCGCGACCTCCTCAAGGAGGCAGCAGCCGTCGCGTCATGGGCGCCTCTACCATCAGAGGACGTAGAGGAATGCACGGAGTGGTTGATTGAGGCGGCACACAACATCTGCGACGCCTCAATGCCCCGCGCCGGGCCGGTCGTACCAAGACGCCAGACGTACTGGTGGAGTCCAGACTTGAAGCGTCTCCGCGATCAGTGTGTGGCAGCCCGCCGCCGCTATCTGCGTTATCGAAGAAGGCGAATCAGGAGTGAGACGGATGAGGAGACCATCTACGATGGATACCGCACAGCGCGTCACAATCTGCGCGATGCCATCCGAAAGGCCAAGAAGACGGCATGGGAGGAATTCCTAGGTACTCTTGAGCAGGACCCGTGGGGCAGACCTTACAAGTGGGTGAGGCAAAAGCTTCGCCCTGCTGCCCCACCGCTCACTCAGTCCTTGCAGCCGGATCTCTGCAGATCCATCGTTTCGGCCCTATTTCCACCTAGGGCCGAGTGGTCCCCACCATCCATGGCACCACCAACTGCGGAAcccgaagaggaggaggaaaTCCCCCCAGTTTCAGCCGGAGAACTGGCAGTGGCGGTACATAAAATGAGCCTTCAGAATAAGGCTCCTGGCTTGGATGGAGTCCCCGGTCGTGTATGGGTGCTAGCGATGGAGCACATGGAAGCGCGTGTGCTCGCCGTACTGAACTTGTGTTTGGTACAGGGGCGAGTTCCACGTCGCTGGAAGACGGGCAAACTCGTGCTACTCAAAAAGGCCGGGCGACCAGAAGACCAGCCGTCTGCCTATCGTCCCATAGTGTTGATCGACGAGATCTGCAAGACGTTTGAGAGGATCATCGTCGCACGCCTCAACCGTCATCTTGAGAGCGTTGGTCCCAACCTGAGCGATGCTCAGTTCGGGTTTCGGTCTCGTCGATCAACAATAGACGCGGTGGCACGGATTCGGTTAATCACGGAGCAGCAAATCTCTCAGGGCGGGGTGGTGTTGGTTGTCTCATTGGACATCGCCAATGCGTTCAACACCCTGCCTTGGGAAACAATAAAGGAGGCCCTGAGGTACCACCGAGTGCCCAGATACTTACGCCGAACCATCGGTGATTATCTGTCGGAGCGCTCGGTGCAGTACCCTACCGAAGATGGATGGGAAGAGCAGGAGGTAGACTGCGGCGTCCCACAGGGTTCGGCTCTCGGTCCGGAACTGTGGGACCTTGGATTTGACCATGTGCTTCGCGGTGCCAACTTACCCGGCGTCGAACTGGTCGCGTACGCGGACGACACTGCTGTGGTCTGTCGCGCCAGAACGCACCGCGAAGCCACAATCCTGGCGACGGCAGCGGTAGCGCAGGTGGTGCGCAGGATCCAGGCGCTGGGCCTGACGGTGGCGCTGAACAAGACGGAGGCTATCGTTTTCCACGGGCCCCGTAACGCGCCGCCGCCTGGCCTAGCAATAATAGTTGGAGGAACTTCGATCCAGATTGCGCCTACCATGAGATATCTCGGACTGGTCCTCGATAGCCGGTGGACTTTCAAAGAGCACTTCCGCCGGCTATCCGAGAAGGTGACAAAGGCAGCAGGAGCCCTGGCCTCGCTGCTCCCGAATCTCGGGGGCCCGAGCCTTACTTGTCGGCGCCTGTACATGGGTGTGATACGCTCCATGGTGATGTACGGTGCGCCGATATGGGCTGAAGATCTGGCAGCTGTGAACAGGCAGGCCCTGGGACGGCTACAACGAATAATGGCGACGCGGGCAGTGCGCGGGTACCGCACCATCTCTCGGGATGCTGCGTGCCTGCTCGCCGGAAGCGTCCCATGGGACCTGGACGCCAAAACCCTCGCCGATGTCTACTGGC TGTTCAGGGAATGGCTGGGTCGGAAGTACGGCGCACTCTCGTTCCGCCTCgcacaggtgctgaccgggcacggctgcttcggtcggtacctgtgcgagATCGCCGGGAGGGAGGAGACGACACGATGCCACCACTGTGGCGAGGACAGGGACACGGCCGCGCACACCGTAACGGCCTGTCCCTCATGGTTACAACAACGTGCGGCCTTAACGGCCGCCATTGGACAGGACATATCACTGCCAGCTATGGTACGAGCCATGCTGCGCAGTGAACTGGATTGGAAGGCGGTCGAGGACTTCGCGGAGGAAGTAATCGCCGCaaaggaggaggccgagcgggagagagagagagaggcgCTCGACCCCCGACGACGAAGACGGACAAGGCGACAACATGTTGACGACTTGCCGCCCTAG